A stretch of Desulfovibrio sp. UIB00 DNA encodes these proteins:
- a CDS encoding bacteriohemerythrin, translated as MGVPIIFLIIAPLAGIIAMQLTPPFSRLAVVLSLIFSLCGLVLLYRYLLLPLRTFVAAIAQPDCAEIPSIPTACDVVRALEDSLNAREATLRHDLAEAHETADKLQQEIQELRERRVVDMQTQQTALAALRKAQSELNDMATAAGADNGLAVDRPHTRSQILDLSAALHRSECILLHASQLLDVDTTDKNEADTALAEAFPWDSRYNTNIPVIDGQHKLLLSYINKLHRGMQKGCDKKLLLEILDDLTGYAFSHFATEEIFFSRTAYPLTARHIEVHQNFRKTVAELREAVLDDKAFIDIALLEYLKTWLVDHIQQMDGGFASYVIGTTPTPKQ; from the coding sequence ATGGGCGTTCCAATCATTTTTCTGATTATTGCTCCCTTGGCTGGCATTATCGCCATGCAGCTCACCCCGCCCTTTTCTCGGCTTGCTGTTGTCCTCTCCCTGATTTTTTCCCTCTGCGGCCTTGTGCTGCTCTACCGATACCTCCTGTTGCCCCTGCGCACGTTCGTGGCTGCCATTGCACAACCGGACTGCGCTGAAATCCCGTCCATACCCACGGCCTGTGATGTTGTGCGCGCTCTGGAAGACAGCCTCAATGCCAGAGAGGCCACGCTTCGCCACGATCTTGCCGAGGCGCACGAAACAGCAGACAAACTCCAGCAGGAAATTCAGGAACTGCGCGAAAGGCGCGTTGTGGACATGCAGACGCAGCAGACTGCCCTTGCGGCCCTGCGCAAAGCCCAATCTGAATTGAATGACATGGCGACTGCTGCTGGTGCGGACAATGGGCTGGCTGTGGACCGCCCGCACACTAGGAGCCAGATTCTTGACCTTTCTGCGGCATTGCACCGTAGCGAATGCATATTGCTGCACGCCAGCCAGCTTTTGGACGTAGACACCACTGATAAAAACGAAGCAGATACTGCGCTTGCAGAGGCCTTTCCCTGGGATAGCCGTTACAATACGAACATTCCGGTCATTGACGGCCAGCATAAGCTCTTGCTCTCGTACATCAACAAGCTGCACCGTGGCATGCAGAAGGGCTGCGATAAAAAACTGCTGCTGGAAATTCTTGATGATCTGACGGGCTATGCCTTCAGCCATTTTGCCACAGAAGAAATTTTCTTCAGCCGCACGGCTTATCCGCTCACGGCACGGCACATTGAAGTGCACCAGAATTTCAGAAAAACAGTGGCAGAACTCAGGGAGGCCGTGCTTGACGACAAGGCCTTTATTGATATTGCCCTGCTGGAATACCTGAAAACCTGGCTGGTGGATCATATACAGCAGATGGATGGGGGTTTTGCCTCCTATGTGATCGGCACAACCCCCACGCCGAAGCAGTAA
- a CDS encoding Rrf2 family transcriptional regulator — MPMRFSTRTRYGLRFLLRLAAQPQGSLLQLGQVAREENISSGYLEQIVRALRPMGILRAVRGSGGGYSLAKSPTDINIEEVFQHLEGEISPVRCLSKGRHCQRESHCSTRGFWTELDGHIRSFLQKRTLQEIIDSEKCSVTGGNHVELH, encoded by the coding sequence ATGCCTATGCGATTTTCTACCAGAACCCGTTACGGATTGCGCTTTTTGCTGCGTCTGGCGGCCCAGCCCCAGGGCTCTCTTTTGCAACTGGGGCAAGTGGCCCGTGAAGAAAACATCTCGTCGGGCTATCTGGAACAGATAGTGCGGGCACTGCGCCCCATGGGCATTTTGCGTGCAGTGCGCGGTTCTGGCGGTGGATATTCACTTGCCAAGTCGCCAACAGATATTAACATTGAAGAAGTCTTTCAGCACCTTGAGGGTGAAATTTCCCCTGTGCGCTGTCTGAGCAAGGGTCGCCATTGTCAGCGCGAATCCCACTGCTCCACCCGGGGCTTCTGGACAGAACTGGACGGGCATATCCGCTCCTTCCTGCAAAAGCGCACCTTGCAGGAAATCATCGACTCAGAGAAATGCTCCGTAACGGGAGGCAATCATGTGGAATTACACTGA
- the nrdD gene encoding anaerobic ribonucleoside-triphosphate reductase, which produces MKSRLFEETKPAQKLVGQDVGFERTRRITGYLVGTLDRFNNAKRSEERDRVKHA; this is translated from the coding sequence ATGAAATCGCGTCTGTTCGAGGAAACCAAGCCCGCGCAGAAACTTGTGGGTCAGGATGTGGGCTTTGAACGTACCCGCCGCATCACCGGTTACCTTGTGGGAACGCTTGACCGTTTCAACAACGCCAAGCGCTCGGAAGAGCGCGATCGTGTCAAGCATGCCTGA
- the metA gene encoding homoserine O-succinyltransferase has protein sequence MPIKIPADLPACAALESENIFVMTEDRAVQQDIRPLEIAIVNLMPTKIATETQLLRLLSNSPLQVNITLLRTEAHESKNTPAQHLERFYKTFSEIRHGSFDGMIVTGAPVEHLPFEDVDYWHELLDIMTFAQSRVYSTLYICWAAQAALYHFYGIPKYALPAKVSGVFQHDILQPGCRLFSGFDDTFAAPHSRHTEVRAEDVSKQSALRILAESPEAGLALVESRDHSQVFMTGHLEYDRGTLDAEFRRDQERGMNPIPPNNYYPGNDPSRLPNMNWRAHAHLFYCNWLNYYVYQETPFSLTAIARDRQGK, from the coding sequence ATGCCCATCAAGATTCCTGCTGATCTTCCCGCCTGTGCTGCGCTTGAAAGCGAAAACATCTTTGTGATGACAGAAGATCGCGCTGTCCAGCAGGACATTCGTCCGCTGGAAATCGCCATCGTCAACCTCATGCCCACCAAGATCGCCACAGAAACCCAGTTGCTGCGGCTTTTGAGTAATTCGCCCCTTCAGGTCAACATCACCCTGCTGCGCACAGAAGCTCATGAATCCAAAAACACTCCCGCACAGCATCTTGAGCGCTTTTACAAGACATTTTCAGAAATTCGCCATGGCAGCTTTGACGGCATGATCGTTACCGGCGCTCCGGTAGAACATCTCCCTTTTGAGGATGTGGACTACTGGCACGAGCTGCTGGACATCATGACCTTTGCGCAAAGCCGCGTGTACTCCACCCTGTACATCTGCTGGGCGGCGCAGGCTGCCCTGTACCATTTTTACGGTATCCCCAAGTACGCCCTGCCTGCCAAAGTTTCCGGCGTGTTCCAGCACGACATTTTGCAACCCGGCTGCCGTCTGTTCAGCGGCTTTGACGATACCTTTGCCGCGCCCCACTCGCGCCATACAGAAGTTCGCGCCGAGGATGTAAGCAAACAGTCCGCGCTGCGCATTCTTGCCGAATCACCAGAGGCCGGGCTTGCCCTGGTTGAGAGCCGCGACCACTCGCAGGTTTTCATGACCGGGCACCTTGAGTACGACAGGGGCACCCTGGATGCGGAATTCCGCCGCGATCAGGAAAGGGGCATGAACCCCATACCGCCCAACAACTACTATCCCGGCAACGATCCCAGCCGCCTGCCCAATATGAACTGGCGGGCGCACGCGCACCTGTTCTACTGCAACTGGCTCAACTACTACGTTTATCAGGAAACGCCCTTCAGCCTTACTGCCATTGCCCGTGACCGGCAGGGCAAGTAA
- a CDS encoding HAD hydrolase-like protein has translation MRAFIFDLDGTLVDSLEDIGQACNDVLASHGYPVHPLPAYRFYVGRGFHKLVNDALPDGEAAKLSTDQLTALIAEARARYGENMCVRTKPYAGITEALQQLAADGHALAVLSNKPDDLTVELVRRYFPDVPFTLVRGGRDGVPLKPEPDAPLDMLRHMDFLPERSFYVGDSNVDIFTARNAGMISIGVAWGFRGADELRAAQADHVIDTPEALTRMAKEA, from the coding sequence ATGAGAGCATTTATTTTTGATCTGGACGGAACACTGGTGGACAGCCTGGAAGACATTGGTCAGGCCTGCAACGATGTTCTGGCCAGTCACGGTTATCCAGTCCATCCCTTGCCAGCGTACAGATTCTATGTGGGCCGAGGCTTTCACAAACTTGTGAATGACGCCCTCCCCGATGGTGAAGCAGCAAAGCTTTCTACAGACCAGCTGACAGCGCTGATTGCAGAGGCCCGCGCCCGCTATGGCGAAAACATGTGCGTGCGCACCAAGCCTTATGCCGGCATCACCGAGGCGCTGCAGCAACTCGCAGCTGACGGCCACGCCCTGGCCGTCCTTTCCAACAAGCCGGATGACCTCACGGTTGAGCTGGTGCGCCGCTACTTTCCTGACGTGCCGTTTACCCTTGTGCGCGGCGGCAGGGATGGGGTGCCCCTCAAGCCGGAGCCGGACGCCCCGCTCGACATGCTGCGGCACATGGACTTTTTGCCAGAGCGCAGCTTTTACGTGGGCGACAGCAACGTGGATATCTTCACCGCTCGCAACGCGGGCATGATCTCAATCGGCGTAGCCTGGGGATTTCGCGGCGCGGACGAATTGCGCGCAGCCCAGGCCGACCATGTCATCGACACGCCCGAGGCGCTGACGCGCATGGCAAAGGAGGCATAG
- a CDS encoding HD domain-containing phosphohydrolase produces MRSIRLFDLLMGFSRALDMVTPLLAGHHLRVAFLSQVIAERMRLPRTTRKYMLMASMLHDIGAVPLKSDTRDLIFERNKALHCRAGWAFCKTAGLPTPVCDMVLHHHTEWCSYEASDQHALPANCIHMADRVDVALRGKQASDMHSICLTLQARDREYAPACLEALATLAHDVEISALLGSHKRMEEYLAKAFGSVILGPVQLVDLCGLFSQTIDSKSPFTATHSLGVAYTARMLLRLTRMADADDLTTMFVAGLLHDIGKLAVPLEILEKPAALTPDEVREIQKHAEISMNLLGSIPGFTCVREWGGRHHERIDGTGYPHNIEGSSLTLPVRIIAVADVFTALTEDRPYRNGMPLAEAMRIITSMAELGYLDNGVVALLADNVLRVNKERIRAQRKAAANFVVMRRLCDEAAKAARQP; encoded by the coding sequence ATGCGTTCAATTCGCCTTTTTGATCTGCTGATGGGTTTTTCGCGCGCGCTCGACATGGTTACACCACTTCTTGCCGGACACCATCTGCGGGTTGCCTTTTTGAGCCAGGTTATTGCCGAACGCATGCGGTTACCCCGCACCACGCGCAAGTACATGCTTATGGCCAGCATGCTGCACGATATTGGAGCAGTGCCGCTCAAAAGCGATACGCGCGACCTCATCTTTGAGCGCAACAAAGCCCTGCACTGCCGGGCTGGCTGGGCCTTTTGCAAAACTGCAGGGCTGCCCACGCCTGTGTGCGACATGGTGCTGCATCACCATACGGAATGGTGCAGTTATGAGGCATCCGACCAGCACGCACTGCCAGCCAACTGCATCCACATGGCTGACCGGGTTGATGTTGCCCTGCGCGGCAAGCAGGCTTCTGACATGCACAGCATCTGCCTCACTCTGCAGGCAAGAGACAGGGAATATGCCCCAGCCTGTCTGGAGGCGCTGGCAACCCTGGCTCATGATGTGGAAATTTCCGCGCTTCTGGGCAGCCATAAGCGCATGGAAGAATACCTGGCCAAGGCATTTGGCTCTGTGATTCTTGGCCCGGTGCAACTTGTGGACCTGTGTGGCCTTTTTTCTCAAACTATTGACTCCAAAAGCCCCTTTACCGCCACCCACTCCCTTGGCGTGGCCTATACGGCGCGCATGCTGCTCAGGCTGACCCGCATGGCCGACGCCGACGATCTCACAACCATGTTTGTGGCCGGTCTGCTGCATGATATTGGCAAACTCGCGGTGCCGCTCGAAATTCTGGAAAAACCAGCGGCGCTCACGCCCGATGAAGTGCGGGAGATTCAAAAGCACGCTGAAATCAGCATGAATTTGCTGGGTTCCATACCCGGTTTTACCTGTGTGCGTGAATGGGGAGGCAGACACCATGAACGCATCGACGGCACAGGCTATCCCCACAATATCGAAGGAAGCAGCCTGACGCTTCCTGTACGTATCATCGCTGTGGCGGATGTATTTACAGCGCTCACAGAAGACCGCCCCTACCGAAACGGCATGCCTCTGGCCGAAGCCATGAGAATCATCACATCCATGGCGGAACTCGGCTATCTGGACAACGGCGTGGTAGCGCTCCTGGCCGATAATGTGCTACGCGTCAACAAAGAGCGCATACGCGCCCAGCGCAAGGCCGCAGCAAACTTTGTGGTTATGCGCAGGCTGTGCGATGAGGCGGCAAAGGCTGCCAGACAACCTTGA
- the nifS gene encoding cysteine desulfurase NifS — MKTIYLDNNATTAVAPEVRDAILPYLNELYGNPSSMHTFGGQVADAVETAREQMAGLLGANPDEIIFTSCGSESDNAAIWSAIQTQPEKRHLITTRVEHPAVLSVMQHWERQGYRVTYLGVDNKGRLDLDEYAAALTPDTALASIMFANNEVGNIYPIQRMAEMASERGVLFHTDAVQAVGKTPIDLAHLPADMLSLSGHKLHAPKGIGVLYVRKGVRFRPFLRGGHQERGRRAGTENVPYIAGLGAAAQLAIAHMQEERVSVAMLRDRLEQGLLERIPDCMVNGDVDNRLPNTTNIAFKNVEGEAILLMLDRLGICASSGSACTSGSLEPSHVLRAMGVPFTYAHGSIRLSLSRYTTQEEVDFVIQNFPDVIKTLRMISPFKD; from the coding sequence ATGAAAACCATCTATCTTGACAACAACGCCACCACGGCTGTTGCGCCTGAAGTACGCGATGCCATACTGCCCTATCTGAACGAGCTGTACGGCAACCCTTCAAGCATGCATACATTTGGCGGTCAGGTGGCCGATGCGGTCGAAACTGCCCGTGAGCAGATGGCCGGGCTGCTGGGCGCAAATCCCGACGAAATCATCTTTACCTCCTGCGGGTCGGAGAGCGACAATGCCGCCATCTGGTCGGCCATCCAGACCCAGCCTGAAAAGCGCCACCTCATCACCACCCGGGTGGAACACCCCGCCGTACTCAGCGTCATGCAGCACTGGGAACGCCAAGGCTACCGAGTGACCTACCTTGGCGTGGACAACAAGGGACGCCTTGACCTGGACGAATACGCAGCCGCCCTTACGCCCGATACGGCGCTGGCGTCCATCATGTTTGCCAACAATGAAGTGGGCAATATCTATCCCATCCAGCGCATGGCTGAAATGGCCAGCGAACGCGGCGTGCTGTTTCATACGGATGCCGTGCAGGCCGTGGGCAAAACGCCCATTGACCTTGCCCATCTGCCTGCGGACATGCTTTCGCTCTCCGGTCACAAGCTGCACGCCCCCAAGGGTATTGGTGTGCTGTATGTGCGCAAGGGTGTACGCTTTCGCCCGTTTTTGCGGGGCGGCCATCAGGAGCGGGGCCGCCGTGCGGGTACGGAAAACGTGCCATATATTGCAGGGCTTGGCGCAGCGGCTCAACTTGCCATTGCGCACATGCAGGAAGAACGCGTCAGCGTGGCCATGCTGCGCGACAGACTTGAACAGGGCCTGCTTGAACGTATCCCCGACTGCATGGTGAACGGCGATGTGGATAACCGCCTGCCCAACACCACCAATATTGCATTTAAAAACGTGGAAGGCGAAGCCATCCTGCTCATGCTCGACAGGCTCGGCATCTGCGCAAGCTCCGGGTCTGCCTGCACCTCTGGCAGCCTTGAACCTTCGCACGTGCTGCGCGCCATGGGTGTGCCCTTTACTTACGCCCACGGCTCCATCCGTCTTTCCCTCTCCCGCTACACCACGCAGGAAGAAGTGGACTTTGTCATCCAGAACTTCCCTGATGTCATCAAGACCCTGCGCATGATTTCTCCCTTCAAGGATTAA
- a CDS encoding anaerobic ribonucleoside triphosphate reductase: MLASIIKRDGTEVPFDSVKILNAITKANQAVGGEDMSPTDLLFVTEKVCKKLESRSLKHVEEIQDVVEETLIQYDYAKSAKAYILYRAEHTKIRNAESYLMDIYKKLTYSPALQEDIKRENANIDGDTAMGTMLKYGSEGSKFFIDNYILPKDASAAHLNGDIHIHDKDFYMLTETCCQIDLIPLFKNGFSTGHGHLREPNSIESYSALACIAIQANQNEMHGGQSVPHFDFAMAEGVIKTYRKEYERAFAAFLRIAQNLEEQAAIDAARETIALLPEGPRLGTCDAFGEALVAAVPEARRELLTRAHAYAAGEALKYTERRTYQAMEALIHNLNTMNSRAGAQVPFSSINYGTDISAEGRMVVKNLLRATKAGLGNGETSIFPVQIFKVKSGVNYNPEDPNYDLFKQAMDVSAMRLFPNFSFLDAPYNLQYYRPGDYNTEVAYMGCRTRVLGNVYDKDRQVTCGRGNLSFTSINLPRLGLDARGDISRFYALLDDKIDLVFRQLLHRLKIQSAKKVRNYPFLMGEGIWLDSDKLGWDDSIEEVLKHGTLTVGFIGLAETLKALVGQHHGESEDAQKLGIEIVTHLRKRCDDEAEKTGLNFSLIATPAESLSGRFVNLDKEKFGSIPGITDRDYYTNSFHVPVYCPIKAFKKIQIEAPYHALTNAGHITYVELDGDTCKNLEAFESIIRFMHDNGVGYGSINHPLDRDPVCGYVGVINGTCPRCGRKEGEGVSAELLNELRRKFPHTPKWD, encoded by the coding sequence ATGCTCGCCAGCATTATTAAGCGCGACGGCACGGAAGTGCCTTTTGATTCGGTCAAGATTCTCAATGCCATCACCAAGGCCAATCAGGCCGTTGGCGGTGAAGACATGTCCCCCACTGACCTGCTGTTTGTCACCGAAAAGGTGTGCAAAAAGCTGGAGTCGCGCAGCCTCAAGCATGTGGAAGAAATTCAGGATGTTGTTGAAGAAACCCTGATTCAGTACGACTACGCCAAGAGCGCCAAGGCCTACATCCTGTACCGGGCCGAGCATACGAAAATCCGTAATGCGGAATCGTATCTCATGGATATCTATAAAAAACTTACGTATTCCCCGGCCCTTCAGGAAGACATCAAGCGCGAGAATGCCAATATCGATGGCGATACGGCCATGGGCACCATGCTCAAGTATGGTTCCGAAGGCTCAAAATTCTTCATCGACAACTACATTCTGCCCAAGGATGCCTCTGCCGCGCACCTTAACGGCGATATTCACATTCACGACAAAGATTTTTACATGCTCACGGAAACGTGCTGCCAGATTGACCTTATCCCCTTGTTTAAAAATGGTTTTTCCACGGGGCACGGGCATTTGCGCGAGCCCAATTCCATTGAGAGCTATTCGGCCCTTGCCTGCATTGCCATTCAGGCCAACCAGAATGAAATGCACGGCGGCCAGAGTGTGCCGCATTTTGACTTTGCCATGGCCGAAGGCGTTATCAAAACCTACCGCAAGGAATATGAGCGCGCCTTTGCCGCCTTTTTGCGCATTGCCCAGAATCTGGAAGAGCAGGCAGCCATTGACGCAGCCAGAGAAACCATCGCCCTGTTGCCAGAAGGCCCGCGCCTTGGCACCTGCGATGCCTTTGGAGAGGCCCTTGTGGCGGCTGTCCCCGAGGCCCGGCGCGAGCTTTTGACGCGCGCGCATGCCTACGCTGCCGGCGAAGCCCTCAAATACACCGAGCGCCGCACTTATCAGGCCATGGAAGCCCTGATCCATAACCTGAACACCATGAATTCGCGTGCAGGCGCACAGGTGCCTTTCAGCTCCATCAACTATGGCACGGATATTTCTGCCGAGGGGCGCATGGTTGTCAAAAACCTGCTGCGCGCCACCAAGGCCGGGCTTGGCAACGGGGAAACCTCCATTTTCCCCGTGCAGATATTCAAGGTGAAGTCCGGGGTCAACTATAATCCCGAAGATCCCAACTACGACCTTTTCAAGCAGGCCATGGATGTTTCCGCCATGCGTCTTTTCCCCAATTTCAGCTTTCTTGATGCGCCGTACAACCTTCAGTACTACCGCCCGGGCGACTATAATACGGAAGTTGCCTACATGGGCTGCCGCACACGCGTACTTGGCAACGTGTACGACAAGGACAGGCAGGTCACGTGCGGTCGCGGCAATCTGAGCTTTACGTCCATCAACCTTCCCCGGCTGGGGCTGGATGCGCGCGGTGACATCAGCCGTTTTTACGCTCTGCTGGACGACAAGATTGATCTGGTGTTCCGCCAGCTGCTGCATCGGCTCAAGATCCAGAGCGCCAAGAAGGTGCGCAACTATCCCTTCCTCATGGGCGAGGGCATCTGGCTTGATTCCGACAAACTGGGTTGGGACGACAGCATTGAAGAAGTGCTCAAGCACGGCACACTGACCGTGGGCTTTATCGGCCTTGCCGAAACGCTCAAGGCTCTTGTGGGTCAGCACCACGGCGAAAGCGAGGATGCCCAGAAGCTTGGCATTGAGATTGTTACGCATCTGCGCAAACGGTGCGATGACGAAGCTGAAAAGACAGGACTCAACTTTTCACTCATCGCCACCCCGGCGGAAAGCCTGAGCGGGCGCTTTGTCAACCTCGACAAGGAAAAGTTCGGCAGCATCCCCGGCATCACTGACAGGGATTACTACACCAATTCGTTCCACGTGCCGGTGTACTGCCCCATCAAGGCCTTTAAAAAAATACAGATCGAGGCTCCATACCACGCGCTGACCAATGCGGGGCACATCACCTATGTGGAACTGGATGGCGATACCTGCAAGAACCTTGAGGCCTTTGAGAGCATCATCCGTTTTATGCACGATAATGGCGTTGGCTACGGCTCCATCAACCATCCCCTGGATCGCGACCCTGTCTGCGGCTATGTGGGTGTGATCAACGGCACCTGCCCCCGCTGCGGCCGCAAGGAAGGCGAAGGCGTGAGCGCCGAGCTGCTCAATGAATTGCGTAGAAAATTCCCGCACACCCCCAAGTGGGACTAG
- the nifU gene encoding Fe-S cluster assembly protein NifU → MWNYTEAVHDHFLRPHNVGPLEGANAIGEVGSLTCGDALKLYLKINDQHIIEDASFETFGCASAIASSSVLTDMVKGMSVEDALKITNKDITNALGGLPKQKMHCSVMGQEALEAAIRQWKGEPPVPHAHEDGKLVCKCFGITDAQIIRAITENGLKTVEEITNYTKAGGACGECLDEIAEILAAQLKQKPLIELKPKPRLTNVQRMQKVLKTIDEEIRPQLAADGGDIELVDVDGLRVVVSLRGRCAQCRSSEVTIRDLVQRLLREHVEADIVVEEA, encoded by the coding sequence ATGTGGAATTACACTGAAGCAGTACACGACCACTTTCTGCGGCCGCACAATGTGGGTCCCCTTGAAGGCGCCAACGCCATTGGCGAAGTGGGCAGCCTGACCTGCGGCGACGCCCTTAAGCTATATCTCAAGATCAACGACCAGCACATCATTGAAGACGCCAGCTTTGAAACCTTTGGCTGCGCCAGCGCCATTGCTTCAAGCTCTGTGCTGACCGACATGGTCAAGGGCATGTCTGTTGAAGATGCGCTCAAGATCACCAACAAGGACATCACCAATGCTTTGGGCGGGTTGCCCAAGCAGAAGATGCACTGCTCCGTCATGGGCCAGGAGGCGCTTGAAGCCGCCATCCGCCAATGGAAGGGCGAACCGCCCGTGCCCCATGCCCATGAAGACGGCAAGCTGGTGTGTAAGTGCTTTGGCATCACGGATGCCCAGATTATCCGCGCCATCACCGAAAACGGCCTCAAGACAGTTGAAGAAATCACCAACTACACCAAGGCTGGCGGCGCATGCGGCGAATGCCTTGATGAAATCGCCGAAATTCTGGCCGCCCAGCTCAAGCAAAAGCCCCTGATCGAACTCAAGCCCAAGCCGCGCCTCACCAACGTGCAGCGCATGCAGAAGGTGCTCAAGACCATTGACGAAGAAATCCGCCCGCAGCTTGCTGCTGACGGCGGCGATATTGAGCTGGTGGATGTGGACGGTCTGCGCGTTGTGGTCTCCCTGCGCGGGCGTTGCGCCCAGTGCCGTTCGAGCGAAGTGACCATCCGCGATCTGGTGCAGCGTCTGCTGCGCGAACATGTTGAAGCCGACATCGTGGTTGAGGAGGCCTAA
- a CDS encoding 4Fe-4S binding protein: MKRPIIEIDEEKCNGCGQCVLDCAEGALAIIDGKAKLVSDVYCDGLGACLNCPEGALRLVEREAPEFDEEAALAAKAKRDGTAQPHRPHGGCPGSMARTFTPLTGGPATMAPAGSQDLRAQVPTWPIQLRLVPPTAPYLRGANILLAAHCAGFALPNLHADWMRGRVPIIACPKLEDNEVLVERLTAIIKQGGISGITVLRMSVPCCGGLDRLAHRAIEAADSTLTPETHIVQL; this comes from the coding sequence ATGAAACGTCCCATCATTGAGATTGACGAAGAAAAGTGCAACGGCTGCGGACAATGCGTACTCGACTGCGCCGAGGGCGCGCTTGCCATCATTGACGGCAAGGCCAAACTTGTCAGCGACGTTTACTGCGACGGCCTCGGTGCGTGTCTGAACTGCCCGGAGGGCGCGCTGCGCCTTGTGGAAAGGGAAGCGCCCGAATTTGACGAGGAGGCGGCCCTTGCCGCCAAGGCAAAAAGGGATGGAACCGCCCAGCCTCACCGCCCGCACGGCGGCTGCCCCGGCAGCATGGCGCGCACGTTCACCCCGCTGACTGGCGGCCCAGCAACCATGGCACCTGCCGGATCGCAAGACCTGCGGGCACAGGTGCCCACCTGGCCCATCCAGTTGCGGCTGGTTCCGCCCACAGCGCCCTATCTGCGCGGGGCCAACATCCTGCTGGCCGCCCATTGCGCAGGCTTTGCCCTGCCCAATCTGCATGCGGACTGGATGCGCGGGCGCGTGCCCATCATTGCCTGCCCCAAGCTTGAAGACAATGAAGTACTGGTCGAAAGACTCACAGCCATCATCAAACAGGGCGGCATTTCGGGCATTACCGTACTGCGCATGAGCGTTCCCTGCTGCGGCGGGCTGGACAGGCTGGCGCACCGCGCCATCGAGGCCGCTGACAGCACCTTGACGCCGGAGACGCATATTGTACAATTGTAG
- the nrdG gene encoding anaerobic ribonucleoside-triphosphate reductase activating protein — translation MPESGNAGVMRLSGIVEESIVDGPGLRYVLFTQGCPHHCKGCHNPQTHDFEGGFPFTAEAALAQIGENPLLAGVTLSGGEPFEQAQALCAVAEGVQAMRKNVMTYTGYTFEALLARNDYWTSRLLELTDVLVDGPYVESLRDLELLFRGSSNQRLLDRSARERIAAALLGR, via the coding sequence ATGCCTGAATCCGGTAATGCCGGGGTCATGCGGCTGTCAGGCATTGTGGAGGAATCCATAGTGGACGGCCCGGGCCTGAGGTATGTCTTGTTCACGCAGGGTTGCCCGCATCACTGCAAAGGGTGCCACAATCCGCAGACGCACGACTTTGAGGGCGGCTTTCCGTTTACGGCGGAGGCCGCCCTTGCCCAGATTGGGGAGAATCCTCTTCTGGCGGGTGTGACGCTGTCTGGCGGGGAGCCCTTTGAGCAGGCCCAGGCGCTCTGCGCCGTGGCCGAGGGCGTACAGGCCATGCGCAAAAATGTGATGACCTACACGGGGTACACATTTGAAGCCCTGCTTGCCCGCAATGACTATTGGACAAGTCGGCTGCTGGAACTGACGGATGTTCTTGTGGATGGCCCCTATGTGGAAAGCCTCCGCGACCTAGAATTACTGTTCAGGGGCAGTTCAAACCAGCGCCTTCTTGACCGCTCCGCCCGAGAACGAATAGCGGCAGCATTGCTTGGCCGTTGA